A section of the Pseudomonas sp. Q1-7 genome encodes:
- the fliD gene encoding flagellar filament capping protein FliD has product MAIDSDYVKQMASQLANYEVQASLAKASRNQSAYKAQLDAVNKLDSALKSFSSAVRGLKGTTSSVLVNKATFSKEGMASATLGPKATSGSYQFFVEQLASTHQVALQGLQTDDIDTQGELTISQNGLSFKVDLSTVDSDGDGKNSLEELAAAINGHADNKGVKASLLRANGQVSLVLGAEKSGAANAIGLSLAGTDGASNVFENAVANRLELSAARDARVRVGGESGMLLTNSSNTFDSLIDGVSLTFNQTHKPGDQPLQVDIGRDQTGTKTQVQKFLDAFNTLMSTFDTLTASGGENSGNRGVLAGDSSVRAIEGALNQLVRKAFGGNSLANFGIGADRSGKLTIDAARFEKAVAADPQALDQLFRDKDGLLESVDKSLSVYTSSANGLMKNRKDSLNQGLKRVDEQFDSIQKQYDNYYNRYLKQYTSMMQIMDSMSQTSSLFSTSGGMFA; this is encoded by the coding sequence ATGGCTATAGATTCCGATTACGTAAAGCAGATGGCGTCGCAGCTGGCCAACTACGAGGTGCAGGCCTCGCTGGCCAAGGCCAGTCGCAACCAGAGCGCCTACAAGGCCCAGCTGGACGCGGTGAACAAACTGGATTCGGCGCTGAAGAGCTTCTCGTCCGCTGTGCGTGGCCTGAAGGGCACCACATCCAGCGTGCTGGTGAACAAGGCCACCTTCAGCAAGGAAGGCATGGCGTCCGCGACCCTGGGGCCGAAGGCCACGTCGGGCAGCTACCAGTTCTTCGTCGAACAACTGGCCAGCACGCACCAGGTGGCGCTGCAGGGGCTGCAGACCGATGACATCGATACCCAGGGCGAACTGACCATCAGCCAGAACGGCCTGTCGTTCAAGGTCGACCTGTCCACGGTCGACAGCGATGGCGACGGCAAGAACTCGCTGGAGGAACTGGCGGCGGCCATCAACGGCCATGCCGACAACAAGGGCGTCAAGGCCAGCCTGTTGCGCGCCAATGGCCAGGTTTCCCTGGTGCTGGGCGCCGAGAAGAGCGGCGCGGCCAATGCCATCGGCTTGTCGCTGGCCGGCACCGACGGTGCCAGCAACGTCTTCGAGAACGCCGTCGCCAATCGTCTCGAACTGTCCGCCGCGCGGGACGCGCGGGTGCGCGTGGGCGGTGAGTCCGGGATGCTGCTGACCAATTCCAGCAACACCTTCGACAGCCTGATCGACGGCGTCAGCCTGACCTTCAACCAGACCCACAAGCCTGGTGACCAGCCGCTGCAGGTGGATATCGGCCGCGACCAGACCGGCACCAAGACCCAGGTGCAGAAATTCCTCGATGCCTTCAACACCCTGATGTCCACCTTCGACACCCTCACCGCCAGCGGCGGCGAGAACAGCGGCAACCGTGGCGTGCTGGCGGGCGACTCCAGCGTGCGCGCCATCGAAGGGGCGCTGAATCAACTGGTGCGCAAGGCGTTCGGCGGGAACAGCCTGGCCAACTTCGGCATCGGTGCCGACCGTAGCGGCAAGCTGACCATCGATGCCGCGCGCTTCGAGAAGGCGGTGGCTGCCGATCCTCAGGCCCTGGACCAGCTGTTCCGCGACAAGGACGGCCTGCTGGAGTCCGTGGACAAGAGCCTGTCGGTCTACACCAGCAGCGCCAACGGCCTGATGAAGAATCGCAAGGACTCCCTGAACCAGGGACTCAAGCGTGTCGATGAGCAGTTCGACAGCATCCAGAAGCAGTACGACAACTACTACAACCGCTACCTCAAGCAGTACACCAGCATGATGCAGATCATGGACTCCATGTCCCAGACCAGCAGCCTGTTCTCCACCTCCGGCGGGATGTTCGCATGA
- the fliS gene encoding flagellar export chaperone FliS produces MSGYDMTDSYNSYRAIDLEAKAAAASPYELVLVLFDGLLDELARARGHIENKRYQQKGQSLEKCLNILNGLNGALDYENGGEVVQGIARLYDYCIYRLSDVSVSLSLDGLDEVVHLLGTLREGWEGVSATRR; encoded by the coding sequence ATGAGCGGCTACGACATGACGGACAGCTACAACAGCTACCGCGCCATCGACCTGGAAGCCAAGGCCGCCGCGGCTTCCCCCTATGAGCTGGTGCTGGTGCTGTTCGACGGCCTGCTCGACGAACTGGCCCGCGCCCGTGGCCATATCGAGAACAAGCGCTACCAGCAGAAGGGCCAGTCCCTGGAGAAGTGCCTGAATATCCTCAACGGCCTCAACGGCGCCCTCGACTACGAGAACGGCGGCGAGGTGGTGCAGGGCATCGCGCGTCTCTACGACTACTGCATCTACCGGCTATCCGACGTCAGCGTGTCGCTGTCGCTGGACGGCCTGGACGAAGTGGTGCACCTGCTCGGCACCCTCCGCGAAGGCTGGGAGGGCGTGAGTGCAACCCGACGTTGA
- a CDS encoding flagella synthesis protein FlgN, whose product MTRRDKLLNLVERDIQQDRDDYLALRGLMQRLYGHLLERDSPRIEQANRDILALVDALGERAARRAKVLAAFGHAPGMAGMDSLFAHYPGVRGERLGQAWQQLGQLAAQCKQLNERNGKLLAMHNDILTQLLGANEGAQLYTQQAY is encoded by the coding sequence GTGACCCGCCGCGACAAACTGCTGAACCTGGTGGAGCGCGATATCCAGCAGGACCGTGACGACTACCTGGCCCTGCGCGGCCTGATGCAGCGCCTCTACGGACACCTGCTGGAGCGCGACAGCCCGCGGATCGAGCAGGCCAACCGGGACATCCTGGCCCTGGTCGACGCCCTCGGCGAGCGTGCCGCGCGCCGTGCCAAGGTGCTTGCCGCCTTCGGTCACGCGCCGGGAATGGCCGGCATGGATTCGCTCTTCGCCCATTACCCCGGTGTTCGTGGCGAACGCCTCGGGCAGGCCTGGCAACAGCTCGGCCAACTGGCGGCCCAGTGCAAGCAGCTCAACGAGCGCAACGGCAAGCTGCTGGCCATGCACAACGACATCCTCACCCAGCTCCTTGGCGCCAACGAGGGCGCGCAGCTCTATACCCAGCAGGCGTACTGA